The following proteins come from a genomic window of Nitrospirota bacterium:
- a CDS encoding zinc ABC transporter substrate-binding protein: protein MKNIMSAFLVILLCAQSGFAEVKAVATLPWIESIVKEVGKDKVSVTALVKPAQDPHALEARPGMVLAVRKADLLVYNGLDLEAGYLPALVESSRNPKIQPGQTGNLDCSRFVSVIEAGGRLDRSMGDVHPFGNPHYHFSPGNIARVAQGIAAALSRLDPPNSSFYNANLRAFTATLREREKQWHAKPLKGKQFIAYHKLFEYLAAEFGFTIAGYIEQKPGIPPSSGHMHRLIETITRIKPAGILTTTVYGGKETSFVHEKTGLKVIELPHDVGASDKAKDWFGMMDTVVSMLE from the coding sequence ATGAAAAACATCATGAGCGCGTTCCTCGTTATCCTGCTGTGCGCACAGAGCGGATTTGCCGAGGTGAAGGCCGTTGCCACACTCCCCTGGATAGAGAGCATCGTCAAGGAAGTAGGAAAAGATAAAGTCAGCGTGACAGCTCTGGTCAAGCCCGCGCAGGACCCGCACGCTCTCGAGGCGAGGCCCGGCATGGTACTCGCCGTCCGCAAAGCGGACCTTCTCGTGTACAACGGTCTGGACCTCGAGGCGGGCTATCTGCCGGCCCTCGTAGAATCATCGCGGAACCCGAAAATACAGCCCGGACAGACCGGCAATCTGGACTGCTCACGATTCGTCTCGGTGATCGAGGCAGGAGGAAGGCTGGATAGAAGCATGGGGGATGTCCATCCGTTCGGCAATCCCCATTACCATTTCTCGCCGGGGAACATTGCCCGCGTGGCACAGGGTATCGCCGCCGCGCTCTCCCGGCTCGATCCGCCCAATAGCAGCTTCTATAACGCTAATCTCCGGGCGTTTACCGCCACGCTCCGCGAGAGAGAGAAGCAGTGGCATGCGAAGCCTCTCAAGGGAAAGCAGTTTATCGCCTATCACAAGCTCTTTGAATATCTTGCCGCCGAGTTCGGGTTCACCATTGCAGGATACATCGAGCAAAAGCCCGGAATCCCGCCGAGCAGCGGGCATATGCACAGGCTTATCGAAACAATCACGCGTATCAAGCCCGCCGGCATACTGACCACCACGGTGTACGGAGGAAAAGAGACCTCCTTTGTGCATGAAAAAACCGGTCTGAAGGTCATCGAGCTTCCTCATGATGTCGGGGCGTCGGACAAGGCGAAAGACTGGTTCGGGATGATGGACACCGTGGTCTCGATGCTTGAGTGA
- a CDS encoding metal ABC transporter permease, whose translation MEALDLLAYPFAVSALLVIIHAYFGIHVLERGIIFVDLALAQFIGLGIAVSFLPGLPVLPVLAGYDGAGRYALSLLFGLLGASVLSLSRAIKKIVNIEAFIGVLYIFSLAGSILVLDRTPHGMEEFKAILNGNILWVNGQDALYAALLYAAVGIFHLIFHRRFFALSSEGSGALIWELLFFFSFAVVLISSVSLAGILQVFSFLVIPVLTGKLFARSTLSLFLLSCGIGIITSFAGIVLSHAFDLPTAPLIVFSLSVALLAALTVKTVILK comes from the coding sequence ATGGAGGCGCTCGACCTGCTCGCGTATCCTTTTGCGGTATCGGCCCTGCTGGTGATCATCCATGCCTATTTCGGCATTCATGTGCTGGAACGGGGAATCATATTCGTCGATCTTGCTCTGGCCCAATTCATCGGGCTCGGGATCGCCGTATCATTCCTTCCAGGCCTTCCAGTCCTTCCAGTCCTTGCAGGGTACGATGGCGCCGGGCGGTATGCGCTGTCGCTCCTCTTCGGGCTGCTGGGCGCCTCCGTCCTCTCGCTCTCGCGGGCTATCAAGAAGATCGTCAATATCGAAGCTTTTATCGGGGTCTTATATATCTTCTCCCTGGCCGGAAGCATTCTTGTCCTCGACCGCACGCCCCACGGCATGGAGGAGTTCAAGGCGATCCTGAACGGCAATATCCTGTGGGTCAATGGGCAAGACGCTCTCTACGCCGCTCTTCTCTATGCGGCTGTCGGCATCTTCCATCTCATTTTCCACCGCCGGTTCTTCGCCCTCTCTTCCGAAGGGAGCGGCGCCTTGATATGGGAGCTCCTCTTTTTCTTCAGCTTCGCCGTGGTGCTGATCAGCTCCGTCAGCCTCGCAGGCATACTGCAGGTATTCTCATTCCTCGTTATCCCGGTGCTTACCGGGAAGCTCTTCGCCAGGAGTACGCTCTCGCTCTTCCTCCTCTCCTGCGGCATAGGGATTATCACTTCCTTTGCCGGTATTGTGCTGTCCCATGCCTTCGATCTGCCGACAGCGCCCCTCATTGTCTTCTCGCTGAGCGTGGCGCTCCTTGCCGCACTCACCGTTAAGACGGTGATACTCAAATAA
- the ahcY gene encoding adenosylhomocysteinase, which produces MVKHDVKDIGLAKKGKLRIEWAAQEMPVLKSIAERFAKEKPLKGIRVVACLHVTTETASLMETLKAGGAQIALCASNPLSTQDDVAASLVKNSDISVFAIKGEDTRTYYRHIKDSLALGPQVTMDDGADVVSVLHKEEKGLLKNVIGGTEETTTGVIRLKAMAADGALQYPIIAVNDAYTKHLFDNRYGTGQSTMDGVIRATNRLIAGSVFVIAGYGWCGRGVAMRARGMGARVIITEIDPLKALEATMDGFEVMPVKAAARIGDIFVTATGDINVISKECFPLMKDGAIISNTGHFNVEIDIESLAKMSKARREMRDFVEEFTLKSGKRIYLLGEGRLINLAAAEGHPSAVMDMSFANQALCAEYMVKNAKKLQKTVYSVPEKIDKEIARLKLKAMGIRIDSLTPEQKKYLQSWEMGT; this is translated from the coding sequence ATGGTTAAGCACGACGTTAAGGATATCGGACTCGCGAAAAAAGGAAAGCTGAGGATCGAGTGGGCTGCCCAGGAGATGCCGGTGCTGAAGAGCATCGCCGAGCGGTTCGCCAAAGAGAAGCCGCTGAAAGGCATACGGGTCGTTGCCTGTCTTCACGTAACCACGGAAACCGCCAGCCTTATGGAGACCCTCAAGGCCGGCGGTGCGCAGATAGCCCTCTGCGCCTCGAATCCCCTGAGCACGCAGGATGACGTAGCCGCGTCGCTGGTGAAGAACTCCGATATCTCGGTTTTTGCCATAAAAGGAGAAGATACCAGGACCTACTACCGGCACATCAAGGACTCCCTTGCCCTCGGCCCCCAGGTAACCATGGACGACGGCGCTGATGTCGTCTCCGTGCTCCACAAGGAGGAGAAGGGGCTGCTCAAGAACGTGATCGGCGGGACCGAGGAGACAACCACGGGCGTGATCAGGCTCAAGGCGATGGCAGCCGACGGCGCGCTCCAGTATCCCATCATCGCTGTCAATGATGCCTACACAAAGCACCTCTTCGATAACCGCTACGGCACTGGCCAGAGCACGATGGACGGCGTTATCAGGGCCACGAACAGGCTGATCGCGGGTTCCGTCTTCGTGATAGCCGGATACGGCTGGTGCGGCAGGGGCGTTGCCATGAGGGCCAGGGGCATGGGTGCCCGCGTCATCATCACCGAGATCGATCCGCTCAAGGCGCTCGAGGCGACCATGGACGGCTTCGAAGTGATGCCGGTTAAAGCAGCGGCGAGGATCGGCGATATCTTCGTCACCGCCACCGGCGATATCAACGTCATCTCCAAGGAGTGCTTCCCCTTGATGAAGGACGGCGCGATCATCAGCAATACGGGCCACTTCAATGTCGAAATCGATATCGAGAGCCTTGCCAAGATGTCCAAGGCGAGGAGAGAGATGCGGGATTTCGTCGAGGAGTTCACGCTCAAGAGCGGCAAGAGGATCTATCTCCTCGGCGAAGGCAGGCTCATCAACCTCGCCGCAGCCGAAGGCCACCCTTCCGCAGTCATGGACATGAGCTTCGCCAACCAGGCCCTCTGCGCCGAGTACATGGTGAAGAACGCAAAGAAACTCCAGAAGACGGTCTACAGCGTCCCCGAAAAGATCGACAAGGAGATCGCCCGCCTCAAGTTAAAAGCGATGGGCATCAGGATCGACAGCCTCACCCCCGAGCAGAAGAAGTATCTCCAGAGCTGGGAGATGGGAACGTAA